In Edaphobacter dinghuensis, one genomic interval encodes:
- the lipA gene encoding lipoyl synthase, with protein sequence MTPTAELVQIDLSPRKPAPKPEWLKAKAPMGETFHALKKMARELNLHTVCESAHCPNIGECWNQKAATFMMLGNLCTRRCGFCAVPKGRPEPIDFDEPRRVAYAVAQLGLAHAVITSVNRDDDNVGAAQAFVKVIEEIRLQAPGCRVEILTPDFQGVEESLRMVVAAKPEILNHNIETVPRLYRVAKSGGRYERSLRFLEQAKEIAAETGESIVTKTGIIVGLGEEMHELLAVFRDLADRKVDILTIGQYLRPSRDHLVMARYYTPEEFAFLKHEALGMGFRHVESGPLVRSSYHAHEQAQSTGLA encoded by the coding sequence ATGACTCCGACTGCTGAGCTGGTGCAGATTGATTTGTCGCCGCGGAAGCCGGCTCCCAAGCCCGAGTGGCTGAAGGCCAAGGCTCCGATGGGCGAGACCTTCCATGCGTTGAAGAAGATGGCGCGCGAGCTGAACCTGCATACGGTCTGCGAGAGCGCGCATTGCCCGAACATCGGCGAGTGCTGGAACCAGAAGGCTGCGACCTTTATGATGCTGGGCAACTTGTGCACGCGGCGCTGTGGATTTTGCGCGGTGCCCAAGGGCAGGCCAGAGCCGATTGACTTTGACGAGCCGCGGCGGGTGGCTTATGCCGTGGCGCAGCTGGGGTTGGCCCATGCCGTGATTACCAGCGTGAACCGCGATGACGATAACGTGGGCGCGGCGCAGGCGTTTGTGAAGGTGATTGAAGAGATCCGGTTGCAGGCACCGGGCTGCAGGGTGGAGATTCTGACTCCGGACTTTCAGGGCGTGGAAGAGTCGCTGCGGATGGTGGTGGCGGCGAAGCCCGAGATTCTGAACCACAATATCGAGACGGTTCCGCGGCTTTATCGTGTGGCGAAGAGCGGCGGACGGTATGAGCGGTCACTGCGTTTTCTCGAACAGGCCAAGGAGATTGCGGCGGAGACAGGCGAGTCGATCGTGACGAAGACGGGCATCATCGTGGGTCTGGGTGAAGAGATGCACGAGCTCCTTGCGGTCTTCCGCGATCTGGCCGACCGCAAGGTGGATATTCTGACGATTGGGCAGTATCTGCGGCCGTCGCGCGACCACCTGGTGATGGCGCGGTACTACACGCCGGAGGAGTTCGCGTTTTTGAAGCACGAGGCGCTGGGGATGGGCTTCAGGCACGTGGAGAGCGGGCCGCTGGTGCGGTCGAGCTATCACGCGCACGAGCAGGCGCAGAGCACCGGGCTGGCTTAA
- the iscX gene encoding Fe-S cluster assembly protein IscX encodes MAREIGWTDSEEIGIQLQEKFPDLDPYTVRFTDLHRYVTELPGFAGDPAKSNEGILEAIQTAWHEEYEDAK; translated from the coding sequence ATGGCTCGCGAGATTGGATGGACAGATTCCGAAGAGATCGGAATTCAGCTGCAGGAGAAGTTTCCGGACCTTGATCCCTATACCGTCCGGTTTACCGACCTGCACCGCTATGTGACCGAGCTGCCCGGGTTTGCGGGAGATCCGGCGAAGTCGAACGAGGGCATTCTGGAGGCGATCCAGACGGCGTGGCATGAGGAGTACGAGGACGCGAAATAG
- a CDS encoding zinc-ribbon domain containing protein — MEFVDRLLTCADCGGEFIFTAGEQLFFFDKQFKNDPKRCKPCKFKRAGAALRAGSSSSAPVLSRTETRTRCSECGIETTVPFKPTQGRPVLCRQCFQHKQPHAAVAADLVAASEGAAINADPIAAIPHA, encoded by the coding sequence ATGGAATTTGTGGATAGGCTATTAACCTGCGCAGACTGTGGCGGCGAGTTTATCTTCACCGCTGGCGAACAACTCTTTTTCTTCGACAAGCAATTCAAAAATGATCCCAAGCGCTGCAAACCCTGCAAATTTAAACGCGCAGGCGCAGCCTTGCGAGCCGGGTCAAGTTCATCTGCTCCCGTACTTTCGCGCACCGAAACACGGACCAGGTGTTCCGAGTGCGGGATCGAGACCACCGTTCCCTTCAAGCCCACGCAAGGACGGCCCGTGCTTTGTCGCCAGTGTTTCCAGCATAAGCAGCCTCACGCTGCCGTTGCCGCCGACCTGGTCGCTGCTTCAGAGGGAGCGGCCATCAACGCCGACCCAATCGCCGCGATTCCCCACGCCTGA
- the rpsU gene encoding 30S ribosomal protein S21, which translates to MAEVRVQEGEPLENALRRFKRKVQTEDIIKEVKRHSFYLKPGEKKRVKEALARKRNRKKVRKEQD; encoded by the coding sequence TTGGCAGAGGTTCGAGTACAAGAGGGCGAACCCCTTGAAAATGCTCTGCGCCGCTTTAAGCGCAAGGTTCAGACCGAAGACATTATCAAGGAAGTCAAGCGTCACTCCTTTTATCTGAAACCAGGTGAAAAGAAGCGCGTCAAAGAAGCGCTCGCGCGTAAGCGTAATCGCAAGAAGGTCCGTAAGGAGCAGGACTAA
- the rpmA gene encoding 50S ribosomal protein L27, whose amino-acid sequence MAHKKGLGSSKNGRDSNAQRLGVKRFGGETVTGGSILVRQRGTPLKPGANVGRGKDDTLFAKVDGVVRFQNRGQIGRFVSIDPINA is encoded by the coding sequence ATGGCACATAAAAAAGGCTTAGGTTCTTCCAAAAACGGTCGCGACTCAAATGCACAGCGGCTCGGCGTCAAGCGCTTCGGCGGCGAAACCGTCACCGGTGGCTCCATCCTCGTTCGTCAGCGCGGAACCCCACTCAAGCCCGGTGCGAACGTAGGCCGCGGCAAGGACGACACCCTGTTCGCGAAGGTCGACGGCGTAGTCCGCTTCCAGAATCGCGGCCAGATCGGCCGTTTCGTCTCGATCGATCCGATCAACGCGTAA
- a CDS encoding DUF3857 domain-containing transglutaminase family protein: MTHDVGPSSWACRYRFATVVLILLSAAPFCFAKQDTVPDWVRDAAAQKLPDYPAETNAIVLLDDTTYSVAANGQATEHYRRVVKILRPQGRDDATVAVPFDKDTKILSLHVWSIGPDGHQYAMKDNEFVQYGYPGQGDFFEDDKVKVADAPGRDPGGVVAYEYEQRIRPFLTEKTWFFQGDLPSVSQTFTLELPLGYSFGTVWAHHEPMKAADLESQRWRWEMKDVPAINLEHVLYRPSELSLAGRMTVHYFGADVPVKTDGTWQSIGEWYEGLAKDRLVATPEIAAKASELTAGKADFYDKAQAISEFVQDQVRYFVIEMGIGGYQPHFAGDIFRNRYGDCKDKATLLSAMLSSVGIHSALMMVDTSRGVIDPDAPSIVGNHMIAAIEIPQGYSSPKLHSIITAKNGHQYLIFDPTWDKTPFGQLEHGLQGSYGLLLEGDQSQIVALPVLAPTLNTIHRTAHFQLEPDGSLKGTVTEKRFGDISESRRRLYVMEDAKHQSDFLDNSLGRDFTTFSVSGFAVQNAATLGKELTTSYSLTADHFAKAMGPLLMVRPRVLGSDGLETDRKVRKVPINLRQTMQATDDFSIELPPGYTVDETPDPVKLDLGFAAYESSIEVKGDTLHYTRTYTVRKVTIPSDEYGDLQKLAGVIEADEQGRAVLKKR, encoded by the coding sequence ATGACACACGATGTAGGACCGTCTTCCTGGGCCTGCCGCTACCGCTTTGCGACTGTTGTCCTGATTCTTCTCTCTGCCGCACCATTCTGCTTCGCCAAGCAGGATACCGTTCCGGACTGGGTCCGCGACGCTGCCGCGCAGAAGCTGCCGGACTACCCGGCTGAGACCAACGCAATTGTACTTCTCGATGACACCACCTACAGCGTTGCGGCCAATGGCCAGGCCACGGAGCACTATCGCCGCGTGGTGAAGATTCTGCGGCCACAAGGGCGGGACGACGCTACCGTTGCCGTTCCCTTCGATAAAGACACCAAGATTCTTTCGCTGCATGTCTGGAGCATCGGGCCTGACGGTCACCAATATGCCATGAAGGACAATGAGTTCGTCCAATATGGCTATCCGGGGCAGGGAGATTTCTTTGAGGACGATAAGGTCAAGGTCGCCGATGCGCCGGGCCGCGATCCTGGCGGCGTGGTTGCCTACGAGTATGAGCAGCGCATTCGTCCCTTCCTGACGGAAAAGACCTGGTTCTTCCAGGGCGATCTGCCGAGTGTGAGCCAGACATTTACTCTCGAGCTGCCGCTCGGCTATAGCTTTGGCACGGTGTGGGCCCATCATGAGCCGATGAAGGCTGCCGATCTTGAGAGCCAGCGCTGGCGATGGGAGATGAAGGACGTTCCCGCCATCAATCTCGAGCATGTTCTCTATCGTCCGTCGGAGCTCTCGCTGGCCGGACGGATGACGGTGCATTATTTCGGTGCGGACGTTCCGGTGAAGACGGATGGGACGTGGCAGAGTATCGGTGAGTGGTATGAGGGGCTGGCGAAGGACCGGCTTGTGGCCACGCCTGAGATTGCGGCGAAGGCCAGCGAGCTGACTGCGGGCAAGGCCGACTTCTACGACAAGGCGCAGGCCATCTCAGAGTTTGTACAGGACCAGGTGCGCTACTTTGTCATCGAGATGGGCATCGGCGGCTATCAGCCGCACTTTGCAGGCGACATCTTTCGCAATCGTTATGGCGACTGCAAGGACAAGGCCACGCTGCTCTCTGCGATGCTTTCGAGCGTAGGCATCCACTCGGCGTTAATGATGGTCGATACGAGCCGTGGTGTCATCGATCCGGATGCGCCGTCGATCGTCGGCAATCATATGATCGCGGCGATCGAGATACCGCAGGGCTACAGCTCGCCAAAGCTGCACAGCATCATCACGGCGAAGAACGGGCACCAGTATCTGATCTTCGATCCCACGTGGGACAAGACTCCCTTTGGCCAGCTTGAGCACGGGCTTCAGGGAAGCTATGGACTTCTGCTGGAGGGTGACCAGAGCCAGATTGTTGCACTGCCTGTTCTGGCGCCGACACTCAATACGATTCATCGGACGGCGCACTTTCAGCTTGAGCCGGACGGCTCTCTGAAGGGAACGGTGACTGAGAAGCGATTTGGCGATATCTCCGAGAGCCGACGCCGATTGTATGTCATGGAAGATGCGAAGCATCAGAGCGACTTTCTCGACAACAGCCTTGGAAGGGACTTCACCACGTTTTCCGTCTCCGGCTTTGCGGTGCAGAATGCGGCAACGCTGGGCAAGGAGCTGACCACTTCGTACTCATTGACTGCCGACCACTTTGCGAAGGCCATGGGACCGCTGCTGATGGTGCGCCCGCGGGTGCTTGGCAGCGATGGTCTCGAGACGGACCGCAAGGTACGCAAGGTTCCGATCAATCTGCGGCAGACGATGCAGGCGACGGATGACTTCAGCATCGAGCTGCCGCCGGGCTATACCGTCGATGAGACGCCTGACCCGGTCAAGCTTGATCTCGGCTTTGCCGCTTATGAAAGCTCTATCGAGGTTAAGGGCGACACGCTTCACTACACACGCACCTACACGGTTCGCAAGGTTACTATTCCATCCGACGAGTATGGCGATCTCCAGAAGCTGGCCGGAGTCATCGAGGCGGATGAGCAGGGCCGCGCTGTACTCAAGAAACGTTGA
- a CDS encoding MBL fold metallo-hydrolase, whose protein sequence is MHTADSDLVRARTQVGDFELTVCTDGTYKLDGGAMFGVVPKTLWQKRAEPDADNRILLGLNTVVVRTGKHTVLIETGIGNKQPAKLRAIHENQELLPASLVAAGIAVEEVDFVINTHLHFDHCGWNTTLHPDDSVTPTFPNAHYFAHRGEVEHGHLQLERDRVSYLSPNYDPLIESGQMTLIEGREAEICPGIHVELFPGHTAQLMGIHIESAGQHACYISDLIPTSAHLDTTWVMGYDLDPLETIVQRKRFYQRAIPENWLVLFTHDHRNPMARIGLNEKQKPVVIATE, encoded by the coding sequence ATGCACACGGCTGATTCGGATCTGGTGCGAGCGCGAACGCAGGTTGGCGACTTCGAGTTGACGGTCTGTACCGATGGAACCTACAAACTCGACGGCGGAGCTATGTTTGGCGTCGTACCCAAGACGCTCTGGCAGAAACGCGCCGAGCCCGACGCCGACAACCGCATCCTGCTCGGGCTCAATACAGTCGTAGTTCGAACCGGAAAACACACCGTTCTGATCGAGACCGGCATCGGCAACAAGCAGCCCGCAAAGCTACGTGCAATTCACGAGAACCAGGAGCTGCTGCCGGCCTCGCTCGTAGCCGCCGGCATCGCCGTCGAAGAGGTGGACTTCGTCATCAACACCCACCTCCACTTCGACCACTGCGGCTGGAACACCACCCTGCACCCGGACGATTCAGTAACCCCGACCTTTCCCAACGCGCACTACTTCGCCCATCGCGGCGAGGTCGAGCACGGCCACCTCCAACTGGAGCGCGACCGCGTCAGCTACCTCTCCCCCAACTACGATCCCCTGATCGAATCCGGTCAAATGACGCTCATCGAAGGCCGCGAGGCCGAAATCTGCCCCGGCATCCATGTGGAACTCTTCCCCGGCCACACCGCTCAATTAATGGGCATCCACATCGAATCGGCAGGGCAACACGCCTGCTACATCTCCGACCTGATCCCCACCAGCGCCCACCTTGATACGACCTGGGTGATGGGCTACGACCTCGACCCGCTGGAGACGATCGTGCAGCGCAAGCGCTTCTATCAACGCGCAATCCCCGAAAACTGGCTGGTGCTCTTTACGCACGACCATCGCAACCCCATGGCGCGCATCGGCCTGAACGAGAAGCAGAAGCCAGTCGTGATTGCGACGGAATAG
- a CDS encoding HepT-like ribonuclease domain-containing protein, whose translation MKQRKRPSMPRSLQIYLWELEQSISDVEQFTSGQTLATYEQNSMLRAAVERKFTVIGEALAQMMRHFPATEQKIEHSRKIVDFRNLLTHEYGEVDDMIVWSIVERHLQPLKRDVLRWKEELE comes from the coding sequence TTGAAACAACGCAAGAGACCCTCTATGCCGCGTAGTTTGCAAATTTATCTTTGGGAACTTGAGCAAAGCATCTCCGACGTGGAGCAATTTACCAGCGGGCAGACGTTGGCGACATACGAGCAAAATTCCATGTTGCGGGCTGCGGTCGAACGTAAGTTTACAGTCATAGGCGAGGCTCTCGCGCAGATGATGCGCCACTTTCCGGCAACAGAGCAAAAGATTGAACACAGCAGAAAGATCGTCGACTTCCGAAATCTTCTTACGCATGAATATGGCGAAGTCGATGACATGATTGTCTGGAGCATCGTCGAAAGACACCTGCAGCCTTTAAAGCGGGACGTTTTGCGCTGGAAGGAAGAGTTGGAATAG
- a CDS encoding LPS-assembly protein LptD, with the protein MIAASHPQLRAQEVTNQATPATMLPEEPSPSSSLESSQYPEAIVVPSTEKTAPVVMESDMQSKTGDRYVLDGNVVITYGNRKVEADHIEYDSATGELEATGHLKATGGANDEIINASHGTINLNKQTGRFYDVSGSVGLKRSGHNSKMVYANGHPFLFTGRVVVRRGPEEYEIYGGTVTSCQLEHPDWLLYAGKFEVNGEMASAHNSVFHLFNLPLLYMPYVTHPVSTEGRQSGFMIPVIGESSTKGLILGEQIYFAINRSTDLTVGAEYFSSRGWSQSAMLHYRGLDNDFATARYSGLLDRGYVSGGQYINQGGQDVTFSGRHDFSAQTRIASDMEYLSSYPYREAFTENFNQAVSTDILSFAYGVHEANGFASDVRADRYQGLKRIAVPATPTTPAIPAQEVRIFHAPAIETYSTDHALGTTGLLWNIEASTGGLKRVQPNFVSSGVTQRFDLHPEIAYPLKLGEWKFLPSLGVRETLYSRSLEPPKSAGEASVEHRGGLSRSDVEAQVDIRPPVIERTFDSKFVEKLFGSEVRHTIEPELKYRYVGGVDNFLKVLRFDDVDVVSDTNEMQYGVTQRLFLKPAKGKEAKPCKVAEKTDKDAGQDADQAQENDGGDADTDVPVSQCGAREWISWRLTQKYFFDKNFGGAVVDGKRNIFDTTLNLSGVAFLTEAREISPLVSRLRVRTSAKMDVEWDFDLDTGAKKFTSNNMLVDLHEGNTFAGLSYARLNAPGRSYTQGTSSLVSNFSQLRLLAGYGSPTKVGLGVAANVGLDLNLGSVQYGALQTSYNWDCCGLSVEYRKYELGSVRNENAYRFNFTLANIGSAGNLRRAERLF; encoded by the coding sequence ATGATTGCAGCAAGTCATCCACAGCTTCGCGCGCAAGAGGTGACGAATCAGGCAACCCCCGCGACGATGCTTCCGGAGGAGCCGTCGCCATCGAGCAGTTTGGAGTCTTCGCAGTATCCAGAGGCGATCGTCGTGCCTTCGACCGAGAAGACGGCGCCGGTGGTGATGGAGTCTGATATGCAGTCGAAGACGGGCGACCGTTACGTGCTCGACGGCAATGTCGTGATCACCTACGGCAATCGCAAGGTGGAGGCCGACCACATCGAGTACGACAGCGCGACCGGCGAGCTGGAGGCGACCGGACACCTGAAGGCGACCGGCGGCGCAAACGACGAGATCATCAACGCCAGCCACGGAACCATCAACCTGAACAAGCAGACGGGACGGTTCTACGATGTCTCGGGTTCGGTGGGGCTGAAGAGATCGGGACACAACAGCAAGATGGTGTACGCGAACGGACACCCTTTTCTGTTTACGGGCCGCGTGGTGGTGCGCAGGGGGCCGGAGGAGTACGAGATCTACGGCGGAACGGTGACCTCGTGCCAACTCGAGCATCCCGACTGGCTGCTGTATGCGGGCAAGTTTGAGGTGAACGGTGAGATGGCCAGCGCGCACAACAGCGTCTTCCACCTCTTCAACCTTCCTCTGCTCTACATGCCTTATGTCACGCATCCGGTAAGCACGGAAGGGCGACAGAGCGGCTTCATGATTCCGGTGATCGGCGAGTCTTCGACCAAGGGCCTGATTCTGGGCGAGCAGATCTACTTCGCCATTAACCGCAGCACCGACCTGACGGTGGGCGCGGAGTACTTCTCGAGCCGCGGCTGGTCGCAGTCGGCGATGCTGCACTATCGCGGGCTCGACAACGACTTTGCGACGGCACGCTACAGCGGCCTGCTCGACCGCGGCTACGTGAGCGGCGGGCAGTACATCAACCAGGGCGGCCAGGATGTGACCTTCTCCGGGCGGCATGATTTTTCGGCGCAGACGCGAATCGCGAGCGATATGGAGTATCTGAGCTCGTACCCTTACCGCGAGGCGTTCACGGAGAACTTCAACCAGGCGGTCTCGACCGATATCCTCTCGTTTGCGTATGGCGTGCACGAGGCGAACGGCTTTGCCTCGGACGTGCGTGCCGACCGTTACCAGGGGCTGAAGCGTATCGCCGTACCGGCTACGCCGACGACACCGGCGATTCCGGCCCAGGAGGTCCGCATCTTTCATGCGCCTGCGATTGAGACCTATTCGACCGACCATGCGCTGGGCACGACCGGGCTGCTGTGGAACATTGAAGCTTCGACCGGTGGGCTGAAGCGCGTGCAGCCGAACTTTGTGAGCAGCGGCGTTACCCAGCGGTTCGACCTGCATCCCGAGATTGCCTATCCGCTGAAGCTGGGTGAGTGGAAGTTTTTGCCCTCGCTGGGAGTGCGGGAGACGCTCTATAGCCGCAGTCTGGAGCCGCCAAAGTCTGCGGGGGAGGCGTCTGTCGAGCATCGCGGCGGGTTGAGCCGCAGTGACGTTGAGGCGCAGGTAGATATAAGGCCGCCGGTGATCGAGAGGACCTTCGATTCGAAGTTTGTGGAGAAGCTGTTTGGCAGCGAGGTGCGCCACACCATCGAGCCGGAGCTGAAGTATCGCTATGTCGGCGGCGTGGATAACTTTTTGAAGGTACTGCGCTTTGACGATGTGGACGTCGTAAGCGATACCAACGAGATGCAGTATGGCGTGACCCAGCGGCTGTTCCTGAAACCGGCGAAAGGCAAGGAGGCCAAGCCGTGCAAGGTTGCGGAGAAGACCGATAAAGATGCCGGTCAGGACGCAGATCAGGCGCAGGAGAATGACGGCGGCGATGCAGACACGGATGTTCCGGTATCGCAGTGCGGCGCGCGCGAGTGGATTAGCTGGCGGCTGACGCAGAAGTATTTCTTCGACAAGAACTTTGGCGGAGCGGTGGTCGATGGCAAGCGGAACATCTTCGACACGACGCTGAACCTTTCGGGCGTAGCGTTTTTGACGGAAGCGAGAGAGATCTCGCCGCTGGTGTCGCGGCTGCGGGTGAGGACGTCGGCGAAGATGGACGTGGAGTGGGACTTCGATCTCGATACGGGAGCCAAGAAGTTCACATCGAACAACATGCTGGTGGATCTGCACGAGGGCAACACCTTTGCCGGGTTGAGCTATGCGCGGCTGAACGCGCCGGGACGGTCGTACACGCAGGGAACGTCGTCGCTGGTCTCGAACTTCAGTCAGCTGCGGCTGCTGGCGGGGTACGGTTCGCCGACAAAAGTCGGGCTGGGAGTAGCGGCAAACGTTGGGCTCGATCTGAACCTCGGATCGGTGCAGTATGGGGCGCTCCAGACCTCGTACAACTGGGACTGCTGCGGGTTGAGCGTGGAGTACAGGAAGTACGAGCTGGGCTCGGTGCGAAACGAGAACGCGTACCGGTTCAACTTCACGTTGGCCAATATCGGGTCGGCGGGAAATCTGCGGCGGGCGGAACGGCTGTTCTGA
- a CDS encoding nucleotidyltransferase family protein, whose product MLDELATKKRQIQDLCQKYHVRRLGVFGSALRDDFNPAQSDIDFVVEFGPLSISEYADNYFAFHHALSDLLGREIDVISSQNIRNPFFRRELETTQETLYAA is encoded by the coding sequence ATGCTCGATGAACTTGCAACCAAGAAGCGACAGATTCAGGATCTTTGTCAGAAGTATCACGTTCGCCGGCTAGGAGTATTTGGCTCTGCTCTGCGTGACGACTTCAATCCTGCTCAGAGCGATATTGATTTCGTTGTAGAATTCGGCCCTCTCTCTATCAGCGAATATGCGGATAATTACTTCGCTTTCCACCATGCTCTGAGCGATCTTCTTGGGCGCGAGATCGATGTGATCAGTTCACAAAATATTCGCAATCCCTTCTTCCGTCGCGAACTTGAAACAACGCAAGAGACCCTCTATGCCGCGTAG
- a CDS encoding RDD family protein: MSSAQLDIQPLDEAAAESEAMLAPFALKQQVAERLAAHRARHAQPNAAPVPAAARPASARPRAARIAAAVAERYAQSQSYRAFLAAEAERAIQEAQAAAEVAARSAQAIADAQNELLAELDQWQLTPPPVPSAPVSAPALSSVAPAAPQNLSSFAETEPQTQVSSVGLTVRLYEDSKHSIPEPFSGPIRPRYQNSFEAINEIEEDERLALEDEIAFRQSPTFEDPVAPVEIPANLIEFPRQLVAPRRARPRIAEGPLREEAEHAHDATQLRIFEVEPTQISTKPVIEPVESAESVEPEWSSILLSALPVSSYVEPETSRLPFVPTLPLHTASLSLRLMAGLVDGCILLAGFLSFATVFALTLDKLAVPQLPTQIAAIGAVGVLALMALLYQALFFTFSEATPGMRYARIGLCTFNDNNPTRAAMRRRILITALSLSPLGLGFLWAFLDDDGLGWHDRVSRMYQRSY, from the coding sequence ATGAGCTCTGCACAGCTTGACATACAGCCACTGGACGAAGCCGCCGCAGAATCGGAAGCAATGCTTGCTCCCTTTGCCCTCAAGCAACAGGTAGCAGAGCGTCTGGCCGCTCACCGCGCCCGTCACGCGCAACCTAACGCCGCTCCTGTGCCCGCTGCGGCCCGCCCTGCCTCTGCCAGGCCGCGCGCCGCGCGCATCGCTGCAGCCGTCGCCGAGCGCTACGCCCAGTCGCAAAGCTATCGCGCCTTTCTCGCCGCCGAGGCCGAGCGCGCCATTCAGGAGGCGCAGGCTGCTGCCGAGGTCGCCGCGCGCAGCGCTCAGGCCATCGCCGACGCGCAGAACGAGCTGCTCGCCGAGCTTGACCAGTGGCAGCTCACTCCGCCGCCCGTTCCTTCGGCGCCGGTCTCCGCCCCAGCTTTGTCATCTGTCGCCCCCGCGGCTCCCCAAAATCTGTCATCCTTCGCCGAAACCGAGCCGCAGACTCAGGTCTCGAGCGTTGGCCTCACCGTTCGGCTCTACGAAGACAGCAAGCACTCGATCCCCGAGCCCTTCAGCGGCCCCATCCGTCCCCGCTATCAGAACTCTTTCGAAGCGATCAATGAGATCGAAGAAGACGAACGGCTCGCGCTCGAGGACGAGATCGCCTTCCGCCAGTCTCCTACCTTCGAAGACCCGGTTGCGCCGGTCGAGATTCCCGCCAACCTCATCGAGTTTCCCCGTCAGCTCGTCGCTCCCCGCCGCGCCCGCCCGCGCATCGCCGAAGGTCCGCTGCGCGAAGAGGCCGAACACGCTCACGACGCTACCCAGCTCCGTATCTTCGAGGTCGAGCCCACGCAGATCTCGACCAAGCCCGTAATCGAGCCGGTCGAGTCAGCCGAATCGGTCGAGCCCGAGTGGTCTTCGATCCTGCTCAGCGCTCTGCCTGTCTCTTCTTACGTCGAGCCCGAGACCTCGCGGCTGCCCTTCGTCCCTACGCTTCCGCTGCATACCGCATCGCTCAGCCTTCGCCTGATGGCAGGGTTGGTCGACGGCTGCATCCTGCTCGCCGGCTTCCTCAGCTTCGCCACTGTCTTCGCGCTGACTCTCGATAAGCTCGCCGTGCCGCAGCTTCCCACCCAGATCGCAGCCATCGGCGCGGTCGGTGTGCTCGCCCTGATGGCGCTGCTCTATCAGGCGCTGTTCTTCACCTTCTCCGAGGCGACCCCGGGGATGCGCTACGCTCGCATCGGTCTCTGCACCTTCAACGACAATAATCCGACCCGCGCCGCCATGCGCCGCCGCATCCTGATCACGGCCCTCTCTCTTTCCCCCCTGGGCCTGGGCTTCCTCTGGGCCTTCCTCGACGATGACGGCCTCGGCTGGCATGACCGAGTCTCCCGTATGTATCAGCGCAGCTATTAG
- the rplU gene encoding 50S ribosomal protein L21 — MYAVIRTGGKQYRVAPGDKLKIETTASENGAVEFSDVLAVSGEAGKFESELNGAKVLASVVGEGRGDKVLVFKLKRKKQYKKMQGHRQNFVEVKINEIQVNGKSFK; from the coding sequence ATGTACGCAGTGATCCGCACAGGCGGCAAACAGTACCGCGTTGCCCCAGGTGACAAGTTGAAGATCGAGACTACCGCCTCCGAAAACGGAGCGGTCGAGTTCTCCGACGTCCTGGCCGTCAGCGGCGAAGCAGGCAAGTTCGAGTCGGAGCTGAACGGAGCCAAGGTTCTGGCCTCTGTCGTCGGCGAAGGCCGTGGCGACAAGGTGTTGGTCTTCAAGCTGAAGCGCAAGAAGCAGTACAAGAAGATGCAGGGTCACCGCCAGAACTTCGTCGAAGTCAAGATCAACGAGATTCAGGTCAACGGCAAGAGCTTTAAGTAA